Proteins from one Streptosporangium becharense genomic window:
- a CDS encoding TldD/PmbA family protein encodes MRQIDPDFLALPLRRLADAALQRARDLGAEHADFRLERVRSETLRLSDTALEGSVDADDLGFAVRVVRNGTWGFASGIELTAEAAAEVAEQAVRVAAVAAAINREPVELAPEPVHADVTWVSSYEVDPFDVPTRAKVALLADWSGGLLKDPRVDHVRASLRQVKEQKFYADTAGTVTTQQRVRVHPQLEATKVLDGRFDSMRTLAPPTGRGYEYLTGTGWDFPGELERIPEELAEKLRAPSVEAGRYDLVIDPSNLWLTIHESIGHATELDRALGYEAAYAGTSFATFDRLGELVYGSPAMNVVGDRTTEHGLSTIGYDDEGVATREFDIVSGGVLVGYQLDRRMALLKGLGASNGCAFADSPGHTPIQRMANVSLRPVPDGPTTGQLISGVDRGIYVVGDKSWSIDMQRYNFQFTGQRFYRIENGRLAGQVRDVAYQATTTDFWRSMEAVGGPGTYVLGGAFNCGKGQPGQIAPVSHGCPSALFRDVRVLNTLRESGG; translated from the coding sequence ATGCGCCAGATCGACCCCGATTTCCTCGCCCTGCCGCTGCGGCGGCTGGCCGACGCGGCTCTGCAACGTGCCCGCGACCTGGGTGCCGAGCACGCCGACTTCCGGCTGGAGCGGGTCCGTTCGGAGACCCTGCGCCTGTCCGACACCGCGCTGGAGGGGTCCGTCGACGCCGACGACCTGGGGTTCGCGGTGCGGGTCGTCAGGAACGGCACCTGGGGTTTCGCGTCCGGCATCGAGCTGACCGCCGAGGCGGCCGCCGAGGTCGCCGAGCAGGCGGTGCGGGTGGCGGCCGTGGCCGCGGCGATCAACCGCGAGCCGGTGGAGCTGGCGCCCGAACCGGTCCACGCCGACGTCACCTGGGTCTCCTCCTACGAGGTCGACCCGTTCGACGTGCCTACGCGCGCCAAAGTGGCCCTGCTCGCCGACTGGTCGGGCGGCCTGTTGAAGGACCCCCGGGTCGACCACGTGCGGGCCTCGCTCCGGCAGGTCAAGGAGCAGAAGTTCTACGCCGACACGGCGGGCACCGTCACCACCCAGCAGCGGGTGCGGGTCCACCCCCAGCTGGAGGCCACGAAGGTGCTCGACGGCCGCTTCGACTCGATGCGGACGCTCGCCCCGCCGACCGGCCGGGGGTACGAGTACCTCACCGGCACCGGCTGGGACTTCCCCGGAGAGCTGGAACGCATCCCCGAGGAGCTGGCGGAGAAGCTCCGGGCCCCCTCCGTCGAGGCGGGGCGGTACGACCTGGTGATCGACCCGTCCAACCTGTGGCTGACGATCCACGAGTCCATCGGACACGCCACCGAGCTGGACCGGGCCCTGGGCTACGAGGCGGCCTACGCCGGCACGAGCTTCGCCACCTTCGACCGGCTCGGTGAGCTGGTCTACGGCTCGCCGGCGATGAACGTGGTCGGCGACCGCACGACGGAACACGGCCTGTCCACGATCGGCTACGACGACGAGGGCGTGGCGACCCGGGAGTTCGACATCGTCTCCGGCGGGGTGCTGGTCGGTTACCAGCTCGACCGGCGGATGGCGCTGCTGAAGGGCCTGGGCGCCTCCAACGGCTGCGCCTTCGCCGACTCCCCCGGCCACACGCCGATCCAGCGGATGGCCAACGTCTCACTGCGGCCGGTGCCCGACGGGCCCACGACCGGGCAGCTGATCTCCGGGGTCGACCGCGGCATCTACGTCGTGGGTGACAAGAGCTGGTCCATCGACATGCAGCGGTACAACTTCCAGTTCACCGGCCAGCGCTTCTACCGCATCGAGAACGGCAGGCTCGCCGGGCAGGTGCGTGACGTCGCCTACCAGGCCACGACCACCGACTTCTGGCGGTCGATGGAGGCGGTCGGCGGGCCCGGGACGTACGTGCTGGGTGGCGCGTTCAACTGCGGCAAGGGCCAGCCGGGGCAGATCGCCCCGGTCAGCCACGGCTGCCCGAGCGCGCTCTTCCGTGACGTGCGCGTGCTGAACACCCTCCGGGAGAGCGGCGGTTGA
- a CDS encoding metallopeptidase TldD-related protein has protein sequence MTPQEMIEKALDLSTADDTVVIVDEGTTANLRFAGNTLTTNGVSRSSRITVISVAGRGVGVVSRAAVRPEQLEDVVAAADHAAEDAQPSEDARPLLDGGRSGDWDAPADATSIEVFGSFAPGLGEAFAAAEAGGRRLYGFAEHLVTTTFVGASTGTRLRHTQPTGRLELNAKSPDMRRSAWTGVATRDFADVDVAALDALLARRLEWAKNRIDLPAGRYETLLPPSAAADLMIYLYWTAGARDAMDGRTVFSKPGGGTRVGEPLSASPVRLYSDPAAPGIECSPFVVARSSGRTESVFDNGLPLASTDWIADGRLAALLQTRYSAELTALPVTPTIDNLIMRGPGDGRSLEEMVASTERGLLLTCLWYIREVDPQSLLLTGLTRDGVYLVENGEVVGEVNNFRFNESPVDLLRRVTEVGACEQTLPREWNDYFTRAIMPALRVPDFNMSTVSQAS, from the coding sequence ATGACCCCTCAGGAGATGATCGAGAAGGCGCTCGACCTCTCCACGGCCGACGACACCGTCGTGATCGTGGACGAGGGGACGACCGCCAACCTGCGGTTCGCGGGCAACACCCTGACCACCAACGGGGTGTCCCGCTCCTCGCGGATCACCGTGATCTCGGTCGCGGGCCGGGGCGTGGGCGTGGTGTCGCGGGCGGCGGTCCGGCCCGAGCAACTGGAGGACGTGGTCGCCGCGGCCGACCACGCCGCGGAGGACGCCCAGCCGTCCGAGGACGCCCGCCCGCTGCTGGACGGCGGGCGTTCGGGCGACTGGGACGCCCCGGCCGACGCCACCTCGATCGAGGTGTTCGGCTCCTTCGCCCCCGGTCTCGGTGAGGCCTTCGCCGCGGCCGAGGCGGGCGGACGCAGGCTGTACGGCTTCGCCGAGCACCTGGTCACCACGACCTTCGTGGGCGCCTCGACCGGCACCCGGTTGCGGCACACCCAGCCCACCGGCCGCCTGGAGCTCAACGCCAAGTCACCGGACATGCGGCGCTCGGCGTGGACCGGCGTGGCCACCCGTGACTTCGCGGACGTCGACGTGGCGGCCCTGGACGCCCTGCTGGCCCGGCGGCTGGAGTGGGCCAAGAACCGGATCGACCTGCCCGCGGGCCGGTACGAGACGCTGCTGCCGCCGTCCGCCGCGGCCGACCTGATGATCTACCTGTACTGGACGGCCGGGGCACGCGACGCGATGGACGGGCGTACGGTCTTCTCCAAGCCGGGCGGCGGCACCCGCGTCGGGGAGCCGCTGTCGGCGTCGCCGGTGCGGCTGTACAGCGATCCGGCGGCGCCGGGCATCGAGTGCTCCCCGTTCGTGGTGGCGCGCTCCTCCGGCCGGACGGAGTCGGTGTTCGACAACGGCCTGCCGCTGGCGTCCACCGACTGGATCGCCGACGGCCGCCTGGCCGCTCTCCTGCAGACCCGGTACTCGGCGGAGCTGACCGCCCTGCCGGTGACCCCGACGATCGACAACCTGATCATGCGGGGTCCCGGGGACGGCCGGTCGCTGGAGGAGATGGTCGCCTCCACCGAGCGCGGGCTGCTGCTCACCTGCCTGTGGTACATCCGCGAGGTCGATCCGCAGTCGCTGCTGCTGACCGGGCTGACCCGTGACGGCGTCTACCTGGTCGAGAACGGCGAGGTGGTGGGCGAGGTGAACAACTTCCGCTTCAACGAGAGCCCGGTCGACCTGCTGCGCCGGGTCACCGAGGTCGGGGCCTGCGAGCAGACCCTGCCGCGCGAGTGGAACGACTACTTCACCCGCGCGATCATGCCCGCGCTCCGGGTGCCCGACTTCAACATGTCGACGGTCAGCCAGGCCAGTTAG
- a CDS encoding serine hydrolase domain-containing protein codes for MTIRRFGTFASRLGAATLAAALLAASPATATADGGLDRQRLRRTLDAVHEAGMYGIYSNVVDGRRSWKGAAGVADVETRRPMRPEMAHRAGSITKSFVAVAVLQQVGKGTIELDAPVGRYLPDLIPGERGQQITVRMLLNHTSHIANHTEVIFSTVESLDANRFRTFLPEELARAGLDAPATGQPGATPGVYSNTNFVIAGLLLEKVTGMSAERYITHHVFRKAGLRHTSFPRTPYLPGPNSKAYEALFGFFDPPKDYSVYNMSWGWTSGAVVSTMEDLNRFFRLLLRGELLDAALLAEMQKTVPIRSFSGAVADYGLGIFPLDLPCGRFWGHDGSVPGMQTFAFSDADGGRQFAFGINLRNYQQLDENGGPVAHAIDFAIGDHLLEAACGPDAGAATKAARPLLPIGVDGGTAAPSGAGGRPGTGRE; via the coding sequence ATGACCATTCGTCGATTCGGTACGTTCGCCTCGCGGCTGGGAGCCGCGACCCTGGCCGCCGCGCTGCTCGCGGCGAGCCCCGCGACCGCCACCGCGGACGGCGGCCTCGACCGGCAGCGGCTGCGCCGGACGCTGGACGCCGTGCACGAGGCCGGCATGTACGGCATCTATTCGAACGTCGTGGACGGCCGGCGGAGCTGGAAGGGTGCCGCAGGCGTCGCCGACGTCGAGACCCGCCGCCCGATGCGTCCCGAGATGGCGCACCGGGCCGGGAGCATCACCAAGTCGTTCGTTGCGGTGGCCGTGTTACAGCAGGTCGGCAAGGGCACGATCGAGCTCGATGCCCCCGTCGGCCGCTATCTGCCGGATTTGATCCCGGGTGAGCGCGGGCAGCAGATCACCGTACGCATGCTGCTCAACCACACCAGCCACATCGCCAACCACACCGAGGTGATCTTCTCGACGGTCGAGAGCCTGGACGCCAACCGCTTCCGTACCTTCCTGCCGGAGGAGCTGGCGCGGGCGGGACTCGACGCCCCCGCGACCGGGCAGCCGGGGGCGACACCCGGGGTGTACTCGAACACGAACTTCGTCATCGCCGGCCTGCTCCTGGAGAAGGTGACGGGCATGAGCGCCGAGCGGTACATCACCCACCACGTCTTCCGGAAGGCCGGGCTGCGGCACACGTCGTTCCCGCGTACGCCGTACCTGCCCGGGCCGAACTCCAAGGCGTACGAGGCGCTCTTCGGGTTCTTCGACCCGCCCAAGGACTACAGCGTCTACAACATGTCCTGGGGCTGGACCTCGGGTGCGGTCGTCTCGACGATGGAGGACCTCAACCGCTTCTTCCGGCTGCTGCTGCGCGGCGAACTGCTCGACGCGGCCCTGCTCGCCGAGATGCAGAAGACCGTGCCCATCCGGTCGTTCTCGGGCGCCGTGGCCGACTATGGTCTCGGGATCTTCCCCCTCGACCTGCCGTGCGGCAGGTTCTGGGGGCACGACGGGAGTGTCCCCGGCATGCAGACCTTCGCGTTCTCCGATGCCGACGGCGGCCGCCAGTTCGCTTTCGGCATCAACCTGAGGAATTACCAGCAGCTCGATGAGAACGGTGGTCCGGTCGCGCACGCCATCGACTTCGCGATCGGGGACCACCTGCTGGAGGCGGCGTGCGGGCCCGACGCGGGGGCGGCGACCAAGGCGGCGCGGCCGCTTTTGCCGATCGGCGTGGACGGGGGCACGGCCGCACCGTCCGGTGCCGGTGGACGGCCCGGCACCGGACGGGAGTGA
- a CDS encoding dodecin translates to MTDRTYRVTEIVGTSGESVEAAVRNGVRRAAQTLRHLDWFEVTEIRGHIVDGEIGHFQVGMKVGFRLEDD, encoded by the coding sequence ATGACAGATCGAACGTACCGGGTGACGGAGATAGTCGGCACCTCGGGGGAGAGCGTCGAGGCCGCCGTCCGCAACGGGGTGCGCCGCGCGGCCCAGACCCTGCGTCACCTCGACTGGTTCGAGGTGACCGAGATCAGAGGACACATCGTGGACGGGGAGATCGGCCACTTCCAGGTCGGGATGAAGGTCGGGTTCCGCCTGGAGGACGACTGA
- a CDS encoding DUF3099 domain-containing protein, with product MRGLRKHPVVHQVTDAQPSLTEDIGRREKSYLIKMGIRLLCLILAFTVPAPLPVRLLLFAGAIFLPYVAVIGANAPSRATPSAFDMDDSGQSEIPRHRREIGS from the coding sequence GTGAGGGGATTGCGCAAGCACCCGGTGGTCCATCAGGTGACGGACGCCCAGCCCTCCCTGACCGAGGACATCGGCAGGCGCGAGAAGAGCTATCTGATCAAGATGGGGATCCGCCTGCTCTGCCTGATCCTCGCCTTCACCGTGCCCGCCCCGCTGCCCGTACGGCTGCTGCTGTTCGCCGGCGCCATCTTTTTGCCATACGTTGCCGTGATCGGGGCGAACGCACCCTCCCGCGCGACTCCCTCAGCCTTCGACATGGACGATTCCGGGCAGAGCGAGATTCCACGCCACCGACGCGAGATCGGGTCGTGA
- a CDS encoding DUF6457 domain-containing protein, with protein sequence MNVLTEWTALACRELGVDPSLVDRDELLDLTKEVAHGVARPAAPLTAYLLGLAQGAGTAPADAVERLTTLARNWERATTETLGDA encoded by the coding sequence ATGAACGTGCTGACGGAGTGGACCGCGTTGGCCTGCCGCGAGCTGGGCGTCGACCCGTCCCTGGTCGACCGCGACGAGCTGCTCGACCTCACCAAGGAGGTCGCGCACGGGGTGGCCCGCCCGGCCGCCCCGTTGACGGCCTACCTGCTGGGCCTGGCCCAGGGGGCGGGCACGGCGCCCGCGGACGCCGTGGAGCGGCTGACCACGCTGGCGCGCAACTGGGAACGGGCGACCACCGAGACCCTCGGCGACGCGTGA
- the mobA gene encoding molybdenum cofactor guanylyltransferase yields the protein MTPRHDACILAGGLARRLGGRDKPGLRVLDRPLVESVAAAVPGAERLIVVGPPRPGLPRAIFRREDPPGAGPVPALRAGLAEVTAPWTVLLAADLPFLKPGHVTALLEAAAGAPPETGTAIDAGTGAGARAAAGAVLVDDDGHPQWLTGVWRTQVLSGALARYQGRSLHGLLAPLAPVTLRLAGRPWFDCDTADDLRRARDAAPDESRPHDGCDRAPETTLASPTAEARGPHAGGIR from the coding sequence ATGACCCCGCGACACGACGCCTGCATCCTGGCGGGCGGCCTCGCCCGCAGGCTCGGCGGCCGGGACAAGCCCGGCCTGCGCGTCCTGGACCGTCCCCTGGTCGAGTCGGTGGCCGCGGCCGTGCCCGGCGCGGAACGGCTGATCGTGGTCGGGCCGCCCCGCCCCGGTCTGCCGAGGGCGATCTTCCGGCGGGAGGACCCGCCCGGCGCCGGCCCGGTCCCGGCGCTGCGGGCCGGGCTGGCCGAGGTGACGGCGCCGTGGACGGTCCTGCTCGCCGCCGACCTGCCGTTCCTGAAGCCCGGACATGTGACGGCCCTGCTGGAGGCCGCCGCGGGGGCCCCGCCGGAAACCGGCACCGCGATCGACGCCGGAACCGGTGCCGGAGCGAGGGCCGCGGCGGGAGCGGTGCTCGTCGACGACGACGGCCACCCGCAGTGGCTCACCGGGGTGTGGCGCACGCAGGTCCTGTCCGGGGCGCTCGCCCGCTACCAGGGGCGGTCGCTGCACGGGCTGCTGGCCCCCCTGGCGCCGGTGACGCTTCGTCTCGCCGGGCGGCCGTGGTTCGATTGCGACACCGCCGACGACCTGCGGCGGGCCAGAGACGCGGCGCCGGACGAGAGCCGGCCCCACGACGGGTGCGACCGCGCACCGGAGACGACGTTGGCTTCCCCCACGGCAGAAGCCCGGGGCCCGCATGCTGGAGGTATCCGATGA
- the moaA gene encoding GTP 3',8-cyclase MoaA yields MLQDSFGRVATDLRVSLTDRCNLRCSYCMPPEGLEWLPKPNLLTADEIVRLVTIAVERLGVTEVRYTGGEPLLRRELVDIVARTAALRPTPQVSLTTNGIGLSRLAASLAAAGLHRVNVSLDTLDRATFAKLAHRDRLPDVLEGLSAAETAGLRPVKVNTVLMRGFNEHEAVPLLRYCLDRGYELRFIEQMPLDAQHGWRRENMITADEILAMLRTAFDLVEDDPVERGSAPAELFLVDGGPARVGVIGSVTRPFCGACDRVRITADGQVRNCLFATDESDLRAAMRSGASDDELAERWRAAVRIKKAGHGIDDPAFLQPSRPMSAIGG; encoded by the coding sequence GTGTTGCAGGATTCGTTCGGTCGTGTGGCGACCGATCTGCGGGTGTCCCTCACGGACCGCTGCAACCTGCGGTGTTCCTACTGCATGCCGCCCGAGGGCCTGGAATGGCTGCCCAAACCCAACCTGCTGACCGCCGACGAGATCGTCCGTCTGGTGACCATCGCGGTGGAGCGGCTGGGCGTCACCGAGGTCCGCTACACCGGCGGCGAGCCGCTGCTCCGCCGCGAGCTCGTCGACATCGTGGCCCGCACCGCCGCGCTGCGTCCCACCCCGCAGGTCTCGCTGACCACCAACGGCATCGGGCTGAGCCGCCTGGCCGCGTCCCTGGCCGCAGCCGGTCTGCACCGCGTCAACGTCTCCCTCGACACCCTCGACCGCGCGACGTTCGCGAAGCTCGCCCACCGCGACCGGCTGCCCGACGTGCTGGAGGGCCTGTCGGCGGCCGAGACCGCCGGGCTGCGGCCGGTCAAGGTCAACACGGTGCTGATGCGCGGTTTCAACGAGCACGAGGCCGTGCCGCTGCTGCGCTACTGCCTCGACCGCGGCTATGAGCTGCGGTTCATCGAGCAGATGCCGCTGGACGCCCAGCACGGCTGGCGCCGGGAGAACATGATCACGGCTGACGAGATCCTCGCCATGCTGCGCACCGCCTTCGACCTCGTCGAGGACGACCCGGTGGAGCGCGGCAGCGCTCCCGCCGAGCTTTTCCTCGTCGACGGGGGACCGGCCAGGGTCGGCGTCATCGGATCGGTCACCCGTCCCTTCTGCGGGGCCTGCGACCGGGTGCGGATCACCGCGGACGGCCAGGTACGCAACTGCCTGTTCGCCACCGACGAGTCCGACCTGCGGGCCGCGATGCGCTCGGGTGCGAGCGACGACGAACTGGCCGAGCGCTGGCGGGCCGCGGTACGGATCAAGAAGGCCGGGCACGGAATCGACGACCCCGCCTTCCTGCAGCCCTCCCGCCCCATGTCCGCCATCGGCGGATGA
- a CDS encoding SDR family NAD(P)-dependent oxidoreductase, with amino-acid sequence MGKLAGKVALVTGGSRGIGAATARALAEDGADVAVSYTTSSGKAEAVAGELRARGVRAAAFRADQADPRDVEGLIGAVVEHFGRLDILVNNAAVFVLGPVDGPDGDVAAFTHQQAVNYSGVVATIRAAAKVMEDGGRIITVGSVVSARAGWPGVADYATTKGAAAGYTRAVARDLAARGITANVVQVGCADTDMNPADGVYAPGFMPGIALGRYARPEEIAAPIAFLAGPGASYITGAVLNVDGGYQA; translated from the coding sequence ATGGGCAAGCTCGCTGGCAAGGTCGCGCTGGTGACCGGCGGGTCGCGCGGCATCGGCGCGGCGACGGCCAGAGCGCTCGCCGAGGACGGCGCGGATGTGGCCGTCAGCTACACGACCTCGTCGGGCAAGGCGGAGGCGGTCGCCGGCGAACTCCGGGCCCGGGGCGTGCGCGCGGCGGCGTTCAGGGCCGACCAGGCCGACCCCCGTGACGTCGAGGGCCTGATCGGCGCGGTCGTGGAGCACTTCGGCCGGCTCGACATCCTGGTGAACAACGCCGCGGTCTTCGTCCTCGGCCCGGTCGACGGGCCCGACGGCGACGTCGCCGCGTTCACCCACCAGCAGGCGGTCAACTACAGCGGTGTCGTGGCGACCATCCGTGCCGCGGCCAAGGTCATGGAGGACGGCGGCCGGATCATCACGGTCGGCTCCGTGGTCAGCGCACGCGCCGGATGGCCGGGCGTGGCGGACTACGCCACGACCAAGGGCGCCGCGGCCGGTTACACCAGGGCCGTGGCGCGGGACCTCGCGGCCAGGGGCATCACCGCCAACGTCGTCCAGGTCGGCTGCGCCGACACCGACATGAACCCCGCCGACGGCGTCTACGCGCCGGGGTTCATGCCGGGCATCGCCCTGGGCCGTTACGCCCGGCCGGAGGAGATCGCGGCCCCGATCGCCTTCCTCGCCGGTCCCGGCGCCTCCTACATCACCGGAGCCGTCCTCAACGTCGACGGCGGCTACCAGGCCTAG